From one Macrobrachium nipponense isolate FS-2020 chromosome 37, ASM1510439v2, whole genome shotgun sequence genomic stretch:
- the LOC135209296 gene encoding uncharacterized protein LOC135209296 has translation MPLLSSTTVIGGGPHLLTKKSTCKKSFLVLAGAAFLISLADAGGFGGGRGGGGGGGGGGGGGGGGGGGGGGGGSFGHGGGGYGQGGNAGGNGGGAGGGSYAQGGGAGSGVGGGYSQGNGAGVGGVGGYGQNSGAGSGGAGSYGQGGGAGTGGQVGGTSSQFFNLEGPTGGAGSGNGGNGYSGNQGSGGLGSGQGGYGGNQGGSGFGGGQGSFGGNQGGSGFGGGQGSYGGNQGGSGLGSGQGGYGGNQGGSGFGGGQGSYGGNQGGSGLGGGQGSYGGNQGGSGFGGGQGSFGGNKGGSGFGGGQGSYGGNQGGSGLGGGQGSYGGNQGGSGFGGGQGSYSGNLGNSGFGSGFGGSQGSSGYSNGQIGGGTGGGYSGNQGGSGYGSGQGNNGFGGGFGGNKGSGGSGNGGSGYGGGQGNGSY, from the exons AAGTCATTCCTGGTGTTAGCTGGAGCAGCCTTCTTGATTTCCTTGGCTGATGCAGGAGGGTTTGGTGGGGGCcgaggaggtgggggaggaggaggaggaggaggaggaggaggaggaggaggaggaggaggaggaggaggaggaggcagtttTGGGCATGGAGGTGGAGGCTACGGTCAAGGAGGCAATGCTGGTGGTAATGGGGGTGGTGCAGGAGGTGGAAGCTATGCCCAAGGAGGTGGAGCAGGATCAGGAGTAGGGGGCGGTTATAGCCAAGGTAATGGAGCAGGAGTAGGAGGAGTAGGGGGTTATGGACAAAACAGTGGAGCTGGATCAGGAGGAGCAGGAAGTTATGGTCAAGGTGGTGGAGCAGGCACTGGAGGTCAAGTTGGGGGAACGTCCAGCCAGTTCTTTAATCTTGAAGGACCTACAGGAGGCGCTGGAAGTGGTAATGGAGGTAATGGTTATAGTGGTAACCAGGGAAGCGGTGGACTTGGAAGTGGCCAAGGAGGCTATGGTGGTAACCAGGGTGGCAGTGGATTTGGAGGTGGCCAAGGAAGCTTTGGGGGAAATCAGGGTGGAAGTGGATTTGGAGGTGGCCAAGGAAGCTATGGTGGTAACCAGGGTGGAAGCGGACTTGGAAGTGGCCAAGGAG GCTATGGGGGAAACCAGGGTGGCAGTGGATTTGGAGGTGGCCAAGGAAGCTATGGGGGAAACCAGGGTGGTAGTGGATTAGGAGGTGGCCAAGGAAGCTATGGTGGTAACCAGGGTGGAAGTGGGTTTGGAGGTGGCCAAGGAAGCTTTGGGGGAAATAAGGGTGGAAGTGGATTTGGAGGTGGCCAAGGAAGCTATGGTGGTAACCAGGGTGGAAGTGGATTAGGAGGTGGCCAAGGAAGCTATGGTGGTAACCAGGGTGGTAGTGGATTTGGAG GTGGTCAAGGAAGCTATAGTGGTAATCTTGGCAACAGTGGATTTGGGAGTGGCTTTGGAGGCAGCCAAGGGAGCAGTGGTTACAGCAATGGACAGATAGGAGGTGGAACTGGAGGAGGCTACAGTGGTAACCAGGGCGGCAGTGGTTATGGCAGTGGCCAGGGCAACAACGGATTTGGAGGTGGCTTCGGAGGCAACAAAGGCAGTGGAGGCTCCGGTAATGGAGGAAGTGGCTACGGAGGTGGCCAAGGAAATGGAAGTTATTAA